The Pandoraea apista genomic interval CGAGTTCAAGGTGACCGGCACCGATGGCGGTTGGGTGCCGCCCACCGCGCAGTGGCCGGAAGTGACAACCGACATTGCCGTGGGACAGATGCGCGCGATCGAGTTCGATGCCACCGAGCCCGGTGACTGGGCTTTCCACTGCCACAAGTCGCATCACACCATGAACCCGATGGGGCACGAGGTGCCGACCATGTTAGGCGTGAATCAGCGCGAGATTGCCACCAAAATCGCCCGCATCATTCCCGACTACATGGCGATGGGCGAAACCGGCGCGTCGATGAACGGCATGGAAATGCCATTGCCGGAGAACACCTTGCCGATGATGACCGGCACCGGCCCGTACGGCCCCATCGAAATGGGCGGCATGTTCACCACCCTGAAAGTGCGGCAGGGCCTGCCGCGCGACAGTTACCGCGATCCCGGCGGGTATCGCGCGCCGCGGGGCTCTGTTGCCAGTCCGTGGCAAGGCAGCACTTCAGCGTTACCCTCTACCCATCGTCAGCCCGCCAACACGGGCAATACCGGAGTCAAATCATGATTCGTTCACCTACCCCGTCGCGCATCACCCGTGCCTTCGTCATGCCTGTCGTGTTGGGGGCTGTCTCGCTGGCGTTCGCTGCTCCGGCATTCGCCGACGATCCGCACGCCATGCACATGCCGCACAGTCACGGCGGCGCGGCCGCCGCCATTGGCGAGCCCGGCGAGGAGGCCCAGGCCACCCGGACCGTCGACGTCGACATGCGCGACACCATGCGCTTCTCGCCCGCCACACTCACCGTGCGGCGCGGCGACACGGTGCGCTTTGTCGTTACCAACAGCGGCAAGATCCGTCACGAAATGATGCTGGGCACGGCAGCCTCGCTCGCCGAGCACGCCAGGATGATGCAGCAGATGCCCGGCATGTCCCACGCCGAACCCAATGCCGTCACGGTGGAACCCGGCGAACGCAAGACGCTCGTGTGGCACTTCACCCAGCCGGGAACGGTGGAATTCGCGTGTCTCGAACCGGGGCATTTCGAAGCCGGCATGCGAGGCGTGGTGAACGTGCGCTGATCGCAGCGCAACGGCGGTGGGTCAGTCGCAGCGCACCAGCCCACCGCTGAGCGCTTCGGTCGCATCAGCTTCGAATGCCTCCACGTCGCGCATCTTGAGTCGCAGCCGGAGCGTGACAGCATCGTCATATGCGGCGTCGAGGACTTCGGCGGCATGACGCTCCGCAAGACGGCGCAGCATGGCCTCGTGCGCAAAAGTGCAGCGGTAACGCGGCTCCGTCGTCGGTTCGACGGCGGTGAGCGTTGCGAGCTTCAGCGCTTCGCTCACCGCCTGTCCGTAGGCCCGGGTCAGTCCGCCTGCACCGAGTTTGATGCCGCCGTAATACCGCACGACAACCGCCAGCACGTTTGCCAGCCCCTTGTGCATGAGGACGTTGTACATCGGCTTGGCCGCCGTGCCGCCCGGCTCGCCATCGTCGTCGAAGCCCGAGGCGCCCTCGCACAACAGCACCCAGCAGTAATGGGTGGCGTTGGGATAACGCACACGTAGCGCGTCGAGTTCGCGCATCGCGGCCTCTCGTGAGGCCACAGGCGTGACAATGCCGATAAACCGGCTCTTCTTGATATCCAGCTCGGTCTCGACCGGTGCTGCCAACGCATACATACGGCTGCTGTCCCCCGCGCGCCTTACAGGCGCACCTCGCCGCGCGCGAGTTCGATGACGTTGCCGCCCACGCGAATCTCGCGGTTTGCCGTGACCTCGAGCGTCAGACGGCACGGCCGCTCAATGGCGTCGCCCTGCCTCACGCGGGCACGCACCGGCAGTGGGAAACCCTGCCCGATCAGCCAGCCGCCCAGGTTGGCACATGCCGAACCGGTGCCCGGGTCCTCGCTCACCCCGCCGCCCTGCGTCGTGAAGAAGTAGCGCGCCGTCACTTCCAGTTCGCCGTCCTTCGCGCTATCGATGGAAAACACGTAACCCGTCTTGCGCTCAAGGCTCGAAAGCGGCCACCGTTCCAGTCGCGCGCTATCGGGCTGGGCCCGCGCAACGGCGTCGGCATTACGCAGCGGAATCAGCAGTTGATCGGCGCCGGTGTCGACCCATTGCGGCGATTGCGCAAGGTCGTCGCGGCTCAGTCGCACCAGTGCGGCAATGTCGGCGTCCGCTTCGCTCGCCTTCTCGATCTTTGGCTCGCCCGACGACGGTGCGGTCAGCGTCCAGTGATCGCCATTGGCTTTGACCGGCACCCGCCCGGCGGCAAATTGCAGCGTTACGTCGTCGCCCAGGCCGCGCATTGCACGCAGCACATGCGCCGTGCCCAGCGTCGGGTGACCGGCAAAACGCATTTCGTAGCCCGGCGTGAAGATGCGCACATGCGCGTCGGCCGTCTCCGAGGGAAAAATGAAGGTCGTCTCCGACAGGTTGAACTGTCGCGCCAGTAACCGCATTTCGTCGTCGCTCAGACCTCGCCCGTCTTCGAACACGCACAGCGGATTGCCGCCGAAAAGGGTTTCGGCGAAGACATTGACGATACGAAATGCATAGGTGCGGCTCATGACGAATCTCCAGTTAGGGGGTTTCTGACAGCGGCCCGGCCCTCTGACCTCGTAAGACAGGGTGCGCCATGCCGATTGCCATGCGGTTGCCGGTAAGACCTTTCGAAGGAAGGCACGTAGTCTCGCACATCGCGCCGCAGCACGCGCGCCAATGCCGGCGCTTTCGGCCTTTTGTACCCCGCACCATAAGAATCGTCCGTTGCCCCGCCGGACGGCTGACGATGGCCACCGCCCCTTATTGTCACATTTCAGGCGACAATAATTCACAATTCAGGTGGATTGTAGTTCTTCGTCAGGACTCTAAAATGAACTTCATCGAGGCCAATCCAGCCTCCCAACGAAACGATGAAGACACAGGAGCCCATCATGCTGGACATCAGAAAAGCTGCGGACCGAGGCGTTGCCGATCATGGCTGGCTCAGCTCGCGCCACACATTCTCGTTCGCGAATTACTACGATCCGAAGCAAGTCGGCTTTTCCGATCTGCTGGTGATTAACGACGACCGCGTGGCCCCGGCGCAGGGCTTCGGCAAGCACCCGCACCGCGACATGGAGATTTTTTCGTACGTGCTCGAAGGCGCGCTCGAACATAAGGACACCATGGGCACGGGCTCGGTGATCGAGCCGGGCGACGTGCAGTTGATGAGCGCCGGTC includes:
- a CDS encoding PhzF family phenazine biosynthesis protein, with product MSRTYAFRIVNVFAETLFGGNPLCVFEDGRGLSDDEMRLLARQFNLSETTFIFPSETADAHVRIFTPGYEMRFAGHPTLGTAHVLRAMRGLGDDVTLQFAAGRVPVKANGDHWTLTAPSSGEPKIEKASEADADIAALVRLSRDDLAQSPQWVDTGADQLLIPLRNADAVARAQPDSARLERWPLSSLERKTGYVFSIDSAKDGELEVTARYFFTTQGGGVSEDPGTGSACANLGGWLIGQGFPLPVRARVRQGDAIERPCRLTLEVTANREIRVGGNVIELARGEVRL
- a CDS encoding IMPACT family protein codes for the protein MYALAAPVETELDIKKSRFIGIVTPVASREAAMRELDALRVRYPNATHYCWVLLCEGASGFDDDGEPGGTAAKPMYNVLMHKGLANVLAVVVRYYGGIKLGAGGLTRAYGQAVSEALKLATLTAVEPTTEPRYRCTFAHEAMLRRLAERHAAEVLDAAYDDAVTLRLRLKMRDVEAFEADATEALSGGLVRCD
- a CDS encoding cupredoxin domain-containing protein, whose translation is MIRSPTPSRITRAFVMPVVLGAVSLAFAAPAFADDPHAMHMPHSHGGAAAAIGEPGEEAQATRTVDVDMRDTMRFSPATLTVRRGDTVRFVVTNSGKIRHEMMLGTAASLAEHARMMQQMPGMSHAEPNAVTVEPGERKTLVWHFTQPGTVEFACLEPGHFEAGMRGVVNVR